The Suncus etruscus isolate mSunEtr1 chromosome 14, mSunEtr1.pri.cur, whole genome shotgun sequence genome contains a region encoding:
- the ISOC2 gene encoding isochorismatase domain-containing protein 2 isoform X1: MAAVTPSLGRIHPASTILFLCDMQEKFRQVAYFPQIVSVAARMLKVARLLEVPTVLTEQYPQGLGPTVPELGAEDLQAIPKTCFSMVPAVRQELDSRPQLRSVLLCGIEAQACILVRRPGTPETRAPAQVPREPCPSHVPLPRLLCPQNTTLDLLDRGLQVHVVVDACSSRSQVDRLVSMARMRQSGAFLSTSEGLILQLVGDASHPQFKEIQKLIKEPSPDSGLLGLFQSQNPLFG; encoded by the exons ATGGCAGCTGTGACACCCAGCCTGGGCCGCATCCACCCGGCATCCACCATCCTCTTCCTATGCGACATGCAGGAGAAGTTCCGCCAAGTCGCCTACTTCCCCCAGATCGTCTCTGTGGCCGCCCGCATGCTCAAG GTGGCTCGTCTGCTCGAGGTGCCGACAGTGCTGACCGAGCAGTACCCACAGGGCCTGGGCCCCACGGTGCCTGAGCTGGGGGCCGAGGACCTGCAGGCCATCCCCAAGACCTGCTTCAGCATGGTCCCCGCCGTGCGGCAGGAGCTGGACTCCCGGCCCCAGCTGCGCTCAGTGCTCCTCTGCGGCATCGAGGCTCAGGCCTGCATCCTGGTGAGGCGCCCGGGGACCCCAGAGACACGGGCTCCAGCGCAGGTGCCCAGGGAGCCGTGCCCTTCTCACGTGCCCCTACCCCGTCTTCTCTGCCCCCAGAACACCACCCTGGACCTCCTGGATCGGGGCCTGCAAGTGCACGTGGTGGTGGACGCTTGCTCCTCTCGAAG CCAAGTGGACCGACTAGTGTCCATGGCCCGGATGCGCCAGAGCGGGGCCTTCCTGTCCACCAGTGAGGGGCTCATCCTGCAGCTGGTGGGTGATGCCTCCCACCCCCAGTTCAAAGAG ATCCAGAAGTTGATCAAGGAGCCCAGCCCGGACAGCGGGCTGCTGGGCCTCTTCCAAAGCCAGAACCCCCTCTTCGGCTGA
- the ISOC2 gene encoding isochorismatase domain-containing protein 2 isoform X2, with the protein MAAVTPSLGRIHPASTILFLCDMQEKFRQVAYFPQIVSVAARMLKVARLLEVPTVLTEQYPQGLGPTVPELGAEDLQAIPKTCFSMVPAVRQELDSRPQLRSVLLCGIEAQACILNTTLDLLDRGLQVHVVVDACSSRSQVDRLVSMARMRQSGAFLSTSEGLILQLVGDASHPQFKEIQKLIKEPSPDSGLLGLFQSQNPLFG; encoded by the exons ATGGCAGCTGTGACACCCAGCCTGGGCCGCATCCACCCGGCATCCACCATCCTCTTCCTATGCGACATGCAGGAGAAGTTCCGCCAAGTCGCCTACTTCCCCCAGATCGTCTCTGTGGCCGCCCGCATGCTCAAG GTGGCTCGTCTGCTCGAGGTGCCGACAGTGCTGACCGAGCAGTACCCACAGGGCCTGGGCCCCACGGTGCCTGAGCTGGGGGCCGAGGACCTGCAGGCCATCCCCAAGACCTGCTTCAGCATGGTCCCCGCCGTGCGGCAGGAGCTGGACTCCCGGCCCCAGCTGCGCTCAGTGCTCCTCTGCGGCATCGAGGCTCAGGCCTGCATCCTG AACACCACCCTGGACCTCCTGGATCGGGGCCTGCAAGTGCACGTGGTGGTGGACGCTTGCTCCTCTCGAAG CCAAGTGGACCGACTAGTGTCCATGGCCCGGATGCGCCAGAGCGGGGCCTTCCTGTCCACCAGTGAGGGGCTCATCCTGCAGCTGGTGGGTGATGCCTCCCACCCCCAGTTCAAAGAG ATCCAGAAGTTGATCAAGGAGCCCAGCCCGGACAGCGGGCTGCTGGGCCTCTTCCAAAGCCAGAACCCCCTCTTCGGCTGA